The following proteins are encoded in a genomic region of Magnolia sinica isolate HGM2019 chromosome 1, MsV1, whole genome shotgun sequence:
- the LOC131219170 gene encoding AT-hook motif nuclear-localized protein 25-like, translated as MAGLEPGPGSRYIHQLFRPELHLQRSSQLQNQTAQIADTKDSPEEEPKHETDAPTTNSGAASGAIRRPRGRPPGSKNKPKPPIIVTRDSPNSLRSHVLEVSSGADIVECVSTYARRRGCGLCILSGGGTVTNVTLRQPAAQPGTVATLHGRFEILSLLGTVLPPPAPPGVGGLTIFLAGGQGQVVGGTVVGPLVASGPVLLIAASFANAMFERLPLEEEEPAVQVQQPTASQSSGITGSGKGGGGQIGDVGSSGGGGSGAVPFYNLGVNMGNYQFPGDVFGWGGNASRPPF; from the coding sequence ATGGCGGGGTTGGAACCAGGCCCAGGTTCTCGCTACATCCATCAGCTCTTCAGACCCGAATTACACTTACAGAGGTCATCTCAGCTGCAGAATCAAACAGCCCAAATTGCGGATACAAAAGACTCCCCGGAAGAAGAGCCAAAACATGAAACAGATGCTCCCACAACGAACTCTGGCGCAGCATCAGGTGCTATCCGACGTCCACGCGGCCGCCCTCCTGGATCCAAAAACAAACCCAAGCCACCGATCATTGTCACCCGCGACAGCCCGAACTCCCTCAGATCCCATGTGCTTGAGGTCTCCTCAGGTGCCGACATCGTCGAGTGCGTGTCGACCTATGCAAGGCGGCGAGGCTGTGGCCTCTGCATCTTGAGTGGTGGCGGCACCGTCACGAATGTCACCCTGCGCCAGCCTGCAGCGCAACCGGGGACAGTCGCAACACTGCACGGGCGGTTCGAGATACTATCACTATTGGGCACAGTGCTGCCGCCGCCGGCACCACCAGGGGTTGGTGGACTGACCATATTCTTGGCGGGTGGGCAAGGGCAGGTGGTGGGAGGGACTGTGGTCGGACCTCTTGTGGCCTCGGGCCCCGTCTTACTGATAGCGGCATCATTTGCAAATGCCATGTTTGAGCGGCTGCCATTGGAGGAAGAGGAGCCTGCAGTGCAGGTGCAGCAGCCGACTGCGTCACAGTCATCGGGGATTACAGGCAGCGGCAAAGGAGGCGGTGGACAGATTGGCGATGTGGGCAgcagtggtggtggtggtagtggtgCTGTTCCTTTCTATAATTTGGGTGTAAATATGGGGAATTATCAGTTCCCTGGGGATGTTTTTGGTTGGGGTGGGAATGCTTCAAGGCCACCCTTTTGA